The Metamycoplasma gateae genome window below encodes:
- a CDS encoding helix-hairpin-helix domain-containing protein, with amino-acid sequence MVDISVKNVAKKLNIKDYQVAETLKLLQDGATIPFISRYRKEVTGGLDEEQVASIFNLYEYDVELQKRKEYVKNILEEKKLLDPEIAKKIEQASTKQEVENIYEPFKIGKKTKATEALALGLGPFADLILNNKDENFNVFKEAAKYIDNKTLLNTDDVIEQTKFIIAQNISQDPLVRDFVKNQLVNYGTIITKKKNVEDEKETFKQYYDYNEKVKTIPNHRILAITRGEDKKILSYTIEFNEKVIIYHLNNKFFINKRTAKIINESIKDALDRLIFPSIIREIKADLFERAEKEAIELFAQNLEDLLLSPAVKNKSILSIDPGYLNGCKCAMLDGNGNYLEGFIIYPHSSSKDKFLEAVKKCHEILSKYYVDLIVIGNGTASRETEEFVDKLLKVRREKGFNIDTKFAIVSEVGASVYSASKIAQEEFPNLELEYRSAINIGRRFQDPLNELIKIDPKSLGVGQYQHDVNQKQLASKLSFKVDKAVNMVGVDLNTATKFILEYVSGLSKTIAQNIVDYRNENGVFKSRNELKKVKGLGPKAYEQSVGFLRIYDSKNIYDKTNIHPDLYDLADSVVKELEIDLKDIDVETLKSANIEELSNKLNSSKYDISLIIDSLLAPGKDIRDNKSGFIVNDKILRFEDIQIGQEIIGQVQNITNFGVFAYIGLKENVLIHIRNMKKDENHFIKHPSDVISIGSNINIKIIDIDKNNLKLQGKIIW; translated from the coding sequence ATGGTTGATATATCGGTTAAAAACGTAGCAAAAAAACTTAATATAAAAGATTATCAAGTTGCTGAAACATTAAAATTATTGCAAGACGGTGCAACAATTCCCTTTATTTCGCGTTATAGAAAAGAAGTAACGGGCGGATTGGATGAAGAACAAGTAGCAAGTATTTTTAATTTATATGAATATGATGTAGAATTACAAAAAAGAAAAGAATATGTAAAAAATATACTAGAAGAAAAGAAATTGCTAGATCCAGAAATTGCTAAAAAAATAGAACAAGCTTCAACGAAACAAGAAGTTGAGAATATTTATGAACCTTTTAAAATTGGTAAAAAAACTAAAGCTACTGAAGCCTTAGCTCTTGGATTAGGTCCTTTTGCTGACCTTATTTTAAATAATAAGGATGAAAATTTTAACGTTTTTAAAGAAGCTGCAAAATACATTGACAATAAAACATTATTAAATACAGATGATGTAATTGAACAAACTAAATTTATAATTGCTCAAAATATTTCCCAAGATCCTCTTGTACGTGATTTTGTTAAAAATCAATTAGTTAATTATGGGACTATTATCACAAAAAAGAAAAATGTTGAAGATGAAAAAGAAACATTTAAGCAATATTATGACTATAATGAAAAAGTTAAAACAATACCAAACCACCGAATTTTAGCAATAACAAGAGGTGAGGATAAAAAAATATTATCTTACACAATTGAATTTAATGAAAAAGTAATAATTTACCATTTAAATAACAAATTTTTCATTAACAAAAGAACTGCAAAAATAATTAATGAATCAATCAAAGATGCCTTAGATCGTTTGATATTTCCTTCGATTATTAGAGAAATAAAGGCTGATTTATTTGAAAGAGCAGAAAAAGAAGCTATAGAACTATTTGCGCAAAATCTTGAAGATTTATTGTTATCACCAGCTGTTAAAAATAAAAGCATTTTGTCAATTGATCCGGGATATTTAAATGGTTGTAAGTGCGCAATGTTAGATGGTAATGGTAATTATTTAGAAGGATTTATTATTTATCCACATTCTTCTTCAAAAGATAAATTTTTAGAAGCTGTAAAAAAATGCCATGAAATATTATCTAAATATTACGTAGATTTAATTGTAATTGGAAATGGTACCGCAAGTAGAGAAACAGAGGAATTTGTTGATAAACTTTTAAAAGTAAGAAGAGAAAAAGGTTTTAATATTGATACTAAATTTGCAATAGTAAGTGAGGTTGGGGCTTCTGTGTATTCAGCTTCAAAAATTGCACAAGAAGAATTTCCTAATCTTGAACTTGAATATAGGTCAGCAATAAACATAGGTAGAAGATTTCAAGATCCACTTAATGAACTTATTAAAATAGACCCTAAATCACTTGGTGTTGGACAATATCAACATGATGTAAATCAAAAACAATTAGCATCAAAATTATCATTCAAGGTTGATAAGGCAGTTAACATGGTGGGCGTTGATTTAAATACTGCAACTAAATTTATTTTAGAATATGTTTCTGGGCTTTCTAAAACCATTGCCCAAAACATCGTAGATTATAGAAATGAAAATGGTGTATTTAAATCAAGAAATGAACTTAAAAAAGTAAAAGGATTGGGACCGAAAGCTTACGAACAATCAGTTGGTTTCTTAAGAATTTATGACTCAAAAAATATTTACGATAAAACAAATATTCATCCTGATTTATATGATTTAGCAGATAGTGTTGTAAAAGAATTAGAAATTGACCTGAAAGATATCGATGTAGAAACACTAAAATCAGCAAACATCGAAGAATTATCTAATAAATTAAATTCAAGTAAGTATGATATAAGTTTAATAATTGATTCTTTATTAGCTCCAGGTAAAGATATTAGAGACAATAAATCAGGTTTTATAGTAAACGATAAAATTTTGAGATTTGAAGATATTCAAATAGGCCAAGAAATTATAGGCCAAGTTCAAAATATAACAAACTTTGGTGTTTTTGCATATATAGGATTAAAAGAAAATGTGTTAATTCATATAAGAAATATGAAAAAAGATGAAAACCATTTTATCAAACATCCTTCAGATGTGATTTCAATTGGTTCAAATATAAATATCAAAATTATTGATATCGACAAAAATAACTTAAAATTACAAGGAAAAATAATTTGATAG
- a CDS encoding nucleotidyltransferase → MLRIGLIAEFNPFHNGHIFLLKKIKEIYPDSKIIVALSSNYTQRGEIACSSFSTRKKICKKYGVDKVIKLDFETSTQAAHVFAKGAIDKLNKNKIDVLFFGTSDTNDINKYIKASKLIKGNKEQYDKNVKKILKTGKSFIFACYESLKLFLDEKEIPEDILGFEYTKYVINNNINIKLNCIKRSISHHSQDISDEYASGTKLREMIKNNEDISKFSPLKIKKVKRIEDTYKKFKKIIVKTNANKLSKIKLMSEGMENLFKKNIQANSYDEFINLCTSKRYTSSRIKRVYLYVLKKKIKKNQTN, encoded by the coding sequence ATGTTAAGAATAGGATTAATAGCTGAATTTAACCCATTTCATAATGGTCATATTTTTTTATTAAAAAAAATTAAAGAAATATATCCTGATTCAAAAATAATAGTCGCCCTTTCATCTAATTACACTCAACGCGGAGAAATAGCATGTTCCTCGTTTTCAACAAGAAAAAAAATATGCAAAAAATATGGTGTTGATAAGGTTATAAAATTAGATTTTGAAACTTCGACACAAGCAGCACATGTTTTTGCAAAAGGTGCAATTGATAAATTAAATAAAAATAAGATTGATGTTCTGTTTTTTGGAACTTCAGATACAAATGACATAAATAAATATATAAAAGCTTCCAAACTAATTAAAGGGAATAAAGAACAATATGATAAAAACGTTAAAAAAATATTAAAGACAGGTAAATCATTTATTTTTGCTTGTTATGAATCTCTAAAATTATTCCTAGATGAAAAGGAAATACCTGAGGACATTTTAGGATTTGAATATACTAAATATGTTATTAATAACAATATAAATATTAAATTAAATTGTATAAAACGTTCTATTTCTCATCATTCACAAGATATAAGTGATGAATATGCTTCTGGAACAAAGCTACGCGAGATGATTAAAAACAATGAAGACATATCCAAATTTTCTCCTCTAAAAATAAAGAAGGTAAAAAGAATAGAAGACACTTACAAAAAATTTAAAAAAATTATTGTAAAAACAAATGCAAACAAACTTTCAAAAATTAAATTAATGTCCGAAGGAATGGAAAATTTATTCAAAAAAAATATACAAGCTAATTCTTATGATGAGTTCATAAATTTATGTACTTCGAAACGCTACACATCTTCTAGAATTAAAAGGGTTTATTTGTATGTTTTGAAGAAAAAAATCAAAAAAAATCAAACAAATTAG
- the pip gene encoding prolyl aminopeptidase, whose translation MFEPIEPYKSGHLKVSDIHSIYYEEVGNRKGQPILFVHGGPGGGISESSRQYFDPKHYRIILFDQRGCGKSIPSAEIKDNTTLDLVEDMEKLRKELKIDKWILFGGSWGSCLSLIYAINYPQSVSGMILRGIFLGRYEDDQYLYQKGASHYFPEAYEEFSNFVSEDEKHDLIKAYSKYLNSKDLKLAYKAAYHWAKWELGLITLKPLLDIETILSNDKSNLELARLENHYFINHIFLEDNYILNNIKKIKHIPTIIIHGRYDMDCRPEGAYLLHKNLENSKLYFVIAGHSSKEEEIAQALVDATEEFKILASN comes from the coding sequence ATGTTTGAACCCATAGAACCTTATAAGAGTGGGCATTTAAAGGTTAGTGATATTCATAGTATTTATTATGAAGAAGTTGGAAATCGAAAAGGACAACCAATATTATTTGTTCATGGTGGTCCTGGAGGAGGAATTTCTGAATCTAGTCGTCAATATTTTGATCCTAAACATTATAGAATTATTTTATTTGATCAAAGAGGTTGTGGGAAATCTATTCCATCAGCAGAAATTAAAGATAATACAACATTAGACTTAGTTGAAGATATGGAAAAACTAAGAAAAGAATTAAAAATAGATAAATGAATTTTATTTGGTGGATCTTGAGGGTCTTGTTTAAGTTTAATTTATGCTATAAATTATCCTCAAAGTGTAAGTGGAATGATATTAAGAGGAATTTTCTTAGGTAGATATGAAGATGACCAATATCTTTATCAAAAAGGGGCTTCACATTATTTTCCAGAAGCTTATGAAGAGTTTTCAAATTTTGTTTCAGAAGATGAAAAACATGATTTAATAAAAGCATACAGCAAATATTTAAACAGTAAAGATTTAAAACTTGCTTATAAGGCCGCTTATCATTGAGCAAAATGAGAATTAGGATTAATTACATTAAAACCATTATTAGATATTGAAACAATTTTATCTAACGATAAATCAAACCTAGAACTTGCAAGGTTGGAAAACCATTATTTTATTAATCATATTTTTTTAGAAGACAATTATATTTTAAATAACATCAAAAAAATAAAACACATTCCTACAATAATTATTCATGGTAGATACGATATGGATTGTAGACCCGAAGGAGCTTATTTATTACACAAAAATTTAGAAAATTCAAAGTTATATTTTGTTATTGCGGGCCATTCTTCAAAAGAAGAAGAAATTGCACAAGCATTAGTTGATGCCACCGAAGAATTTAAAATACTAGCATCTAATTAG
- a CDS encoding DHH family phosphoesterase: MNLEQKITEFWTYIKKAKNITLFTHVEPDGDTLGSAVALKHLILLNEKGKNVRISGGDYPRNLMFLSDEEIQLVDQDFFDSSLKIVVDTSTKKRIYDKRVKTEESLKIDHHPFEGKWLFEIGGDFWPATGQLMTKLAMILKLKTDQKVIEALAVAIITDTEFFKERNVNSETFECMKFLMDQGLDYNNLLKKMQLNEAENLFILKAIKNVEVNSLVSYMIVDEEVSNDIARPLVAKFVEQSTTEVSLAFLKRKEGDYRCEIRSKTYFDVSKVANAFGGGGHLNSSGFIQNDLTKLNEILNFINKSK; the protein is encoded by the coding sequence ATGAATTTAGAACAAAAAATTACTGAATTTTGAACATATATTAAAAAGGCTAAAAATATAACATTATTTACACATGTTGAACCTGATGGTGATACACTTGGCTCAGCAGTTGCATTAAAACATTTGATTCTTTTGAATGAAAAAGGTAAGAATGTAAGAATTTCGGGCGGGGATTACCCTAGAAATTTAATGTTTTTAAGCGATGAAGAAATACAATTAGTTGATCAAGATTTTTTTGATAGTTCATTAAAAATAGTTGTTGATACTTCAACAAAAAAAAGAATATATGACAAAAGAGTCAAAACAGAAGAATCATTAAAAATTGATCATCATCCTTTTGAAGGTAAATGACTATTTGAAATTGGCGGTGATTTTTGACCGGCTACTGGTCAGTTAATGACTAAATTAGCAATGATATTAAAATTAAAAACTGATCAAAAAGTTATTGAAGCATTAGCTGTTGCAATAATTACAGATACAGAATTTTTTAAAGAAAGAAATGTTAATTCTGAAACATTTGAATGTATGAAATTTCTAATGGATCAGGGTCTTGATTATAATAATTTATTAAAAAAGATGCAACTTAATGAAGCTGAAAATTTATTTATTTTAAAAGCTATTAAAAATGTTGAAGTTAATAGTTTAGTATCTTATATGATAGTTGATGAAGAAGTTTCAAACGACATTGCAAGACCTTTGGTTGCTAAGTTTGTTGAACAATCAACTACTGAGGTTTCTCTTGCTTTTCTAAAAAGAAAAGAAGGCGATTATCGCTGCGAAATAAGATCTAAAACATATTTTGATGTATCAAAAGTTGCTAATGCCTTTGGTGGTGGAGGACATTTAAATTCTTCAGGATTTATACAAAATGATTTAACTAAATTAAACGAAATTCTTAACTTTATTAATAAAAGTAAATAA